One Pelobates fuscus isolate aPelFus1 chromosome 8, aPelFus1.pri, whole genome shotgun sequence genomic window carries:
- the NHLRC4 gene encoding NHL-repeat-containing protein 4: protein MTDQSLVCCRQKENLLRAVRSLQVASQTTLQRAVPLLSSQDGLGLLGPSQIHHLSEKSSQFCRDLEDVGNLLLFRQDEITQKILIPSCGGSSSVHWCSDSSFYVCGANGPYIHLIASNGKPAQVLHCFDEGIFLPDCITMTRPGSVATIDLAEGLVRIYNPNSQPSWVKVGGKFMSPRGISLDSTGRILVAEYGSGTVQGFHVDRAFRVQGVRQVSGLRGPVCVCSTPDGGFAVSEECGDVKIFNSNFKLTGSLSKTYQHTFGNPAGICCDPEGNILVADEQKKNVTLFPPNGSPICVVSKGLEKPAGVACSHFGFLYVADSGDNCVKIYRYRVRPYYNPTSPRGTGEVTGKAMS, encoded by the coding sequence atGACGGACCAGTCTCTGGTATGTTGTCGTCAGAAGGAGAACCTTCTCCGGGCAGTGCGAAGTCTTCAGGTGGCATCTCAGACCACTTTACAGAGAGCCGTGCCTCTCCTATCCTCCCAAGATGGACTTGGCCTCCTTGGACCCTCACAAATACATCATCTCTCTGAAAAGTCTTCCCAATTCTGTCGTGACCTGGAGGATGTGGGGAATCTGTTACTTTTTCGTCAGGATGAGATCACTCAAAAAATCCTGAttccaagctgcggtggttccaGTTCTGTCCATTGGTGTTCAGACAGTTCCTTCTATGTATGTGGAGCTAATGGTCCATATATTCACTTGATAGCTTCTAATGGAAAACCAGCCCAGGTTCTCCATTGCTTTGATGAAGGAATTTTTCTTCCCGATTGTATTACTATGACTCGTCCTGGCTCAGTAGCTACCATAGATCTCGCTGAAGGTTTAGTACGTATTTACAACCCTAACTCTCAGCCATCTTGGGTGAAGGTGGGTGGAAAATTTATGTCTCCAAGAGGCATTTCTCTAGACTCCACTGGCCGCATCCTAGTAGCTGAATATGGGTCTGGCACAGTACAAGGTTTTCACGTGGACCGTGCCTTTCGAGTCCAGGGGGTTCGACAAGTATCTGGCCTTCGAGGACCAGTCTGTGTCTGCAGCACCCCAGATGGGGGGTTTGCTGTGAGTGAGGAGTGTGGAGATGTCAAAATATTCAATAGCAACTTTAAACTAACTGGTTCTTTATCCAAAACCTACCAACATACTTTTGGAAACCCAGCTGGTATATGCTGTGACCCTGAGGGTAATATTCTGGTTGCTGACGAGCAGAAGAAAAATGTCACCCTATTTCCTCCAAATGGCTCCCCTATTTGTGTGGTATCAAAGGGTCTTGAAAAACCAGCAGGAGTGGCATGCTCCCATTTTGGCTTTTTATATGTTGCTGATTCTGGGGATAACTGTGTCAAAATTTATAGGTATCGGGTAAGGCCATATTATAACCCCACCAGCCCTAGGGGTACTGGAGAGGTGACAGGTAAGGCCATGTCATAA